In Dyadobacter subterraneus, a single genomic region encodes these proteins:
- the thrA gene encoding bifunctional aspartate kinase/homoserine dehydrogenase I, which yields MKVLKFGGTSVGSVDSIKQVIGILENNLANGEKIAVVFSAMGGVTNRLIEIGKMAAAGNGEYVEFLKVVEERHFVIVRGLINVKSQSSTFAAVRGLFNELGDILKGVSWIRELSTRTMDLIMSFGERLSTLVITEILKSKGIAAEFCDARQIIRTNETYGMGDVNFAVTNQLILEYFAKASALQCVTGFIASTSEGITTTLGRGGSDYTASILGAALDADSIEIWTDVDGMMTADPRKVHNAFTIPSISYAEAMELSHFGAKVIYPPSLQPAFAKNITLKVLNTFNVDFEGTYVQKIASKKDFPITGISSIDEIALVNIQGSGMIGVAGISGRLFTALSHNDISVILISQASSEHSICFSIDPRDAQKASEVLEKEFASEISYGYIDSITIEKNLSVIAIVGEGMKKSTGVSGKLFSVLGKNGINVVATAQGSSELNISVVISKSDLSKALNAIHGVFFHSETRSLNLFIVGVGLIGSTLLEQIRKQNKYLREEKFLNLNIAGLSNTKKMLLDPDGIGSAHWKERIDGEGVKTSLPAFVQRMIELNLPNSVFVDCTSDKDIVQYYNMLLDASISVVTPNKVANSGSYAEYISLQRTALKRGVKFLYETNVGAGLPIINTIQGLMASGDKFLKIEAILSGTLSYIFNSFGPGIKFVDVVKEAKAKGFTEPDPRDDLSGADVARKILILAREVGVPLESEDVKVAQLLPENCLAAPNVEAFFNELIISDDYFAKLQSNAEANGEKLRYIATLENGKAVVELRTVNQQHPFYTLSGSDNIVSFTTDRYKDRPLVIKGPGAGAEVTASGVFADIMSISSYLG from the coding sequence ATGAAGGTTCTCAAATTTGGCGGCACATCGGTCGGTTCGGTCGATAGTATCAAGCAGGTAATTGGTATTCTTGAAAATAATCTGGCAAATGGTGAAAAAATCGCCGTTGTTTTTTCAGCCATGGGTGGTGTCACGAACCGTCTGATTGAAATTGGAAAGATGGCCGCTGCCGGAAACGGTGAATATGTTGAGTTCCTGAAAGTGGTTGAGGAACGTCATTTTGTGATCGTGCGCGGGCTGATCAATGTAAAAAGTCAAAGTAGCACGTTTGCTGCTGTACGTGGACTTTTCAATGAATTGGGAGATATTTTGAAAGGTGTTTCCTGGATTCGTGAACTTTCGACACGCACAATGGACCTGATTATGAGTTTTGGAGAAAGACTTTCCACGCTTGTTATTACTGAAATCCTGAAAAGTAAAGGTATTGCAGCTGAATTTTGTGATGCACGCCAAATCATCCGTACCAATGAAACTTATGGAATGGGTGATGTGAATTTCGCGGTTACCAATCAGCTCATTCTGGAATATTTTGCCAAGGCTTCTGCTTTGCAATGTGTTACCGGTTTTATTGCTTCTACCTCAGAAGGTATTACGACAACATTAGGACGCGGTGGCTCTGACTATACCGCCTCTATTCTTGGCGCTGCGCTTGATGCTGATTCCATAGAAATATGGACGGATGTGGACGGCATGATGACCGCAGATCCACGGAAAGTACATAATGCATTTACGATTCCTTCGATTTCCTATGCCGAAGCTATGGAGCTTTCTCACTTTGGTGCGAAAGTGATTTATCCGCCAAGCTTGCAGCCGGCTTTTGCAAAAAATATAACGCTTAAAGTACTGAATACCTTTAATGTTGATTTTGAAGGTACTTATGTTCAGAAAATTGCGAGTAAAAAAGATTTTCCGATCACCGGAATTTCTTCGATTGATGAAATCGCACTGGTTAATATTCAAGGTAGCGGGATGATCGGAGTAGCCGGGATTTCAGGCCGACTTTTCACTGCGTTATCACATAATGATATTAGCGTAATTCTTATTTCGCAGGCGTCTTCTGAACATTCAATCTGTTTTTCTATCGACCCGCGTGATGCGCAAAAAGCCAGTGAGGTTTTGGAAAAAGAGTTTGCTTCTGAAATCAGCTACGGATATATTGACAGTATAACAATAGAAAAAAATCTATCAGTCATCGCAATTGTCGGTGAAGGAATGAAGAAAAGTACCGGTGTTTCCGGAAAGCTTTTTTCTGTTTTAGGTAAAAACGGTATCAACGTCGTTGCTACGGCGCAGGGTTCTTCGGAGCTTAATATTTCTGTTGTTATTTCAAAAAGTGATCTTTCCAAAGCACTGAATGCTATTCACGGTGTTTTCTTCCATTCTGAAACGCGGTCGCTCAACTTGTTTATTGTTGGTGTTGGTCTGATTGGTAGTACGCTTTTGGAGCAGATCAGAAAACAGAATAAATATCTAAGAGAAGAAAAATTTTTGAACCTGAACATCGCCGGACTTTCCAATACCAAGAAAATGCTTCTTGATCCGGACGGGATCGGTTCAGCACATTGGAAAGAAAGAATTGATGGAGAAGGTGTAAAAACCAGTTTGCCAGCATTCGTCCAGCGCATGATTGAGCTCAATCTTCCAAACAGTGTTTTTGTGGATTGTACGTCTGATAAAGACATCGTTCAGTATTATAATATGTTATTGGATGCAAGTATTTCCGTTGTAACGCCAAATAAAGTGGCCAATTCGGGATCCTACGCTGAATATATTTCCCTGCAACGCACTGCTTTGAAAAGAGGCGTTAAGTTTTTGTATGAAACCAACGTTGGTGCAGGTTTGCCAATCATTAATACCATTCAGGGTTTAATGGCCAGCGGTGATAAATTTCTGAAAATTGAAGCGATTCTGTCAGGAACGTTATCTTATATATTCAATTCTTTTGGTCCGGGAATTAAATTCGTGGATGTTGTAAAAGAAGCAAAAGCAAAAGGATTTACCGAGCCAGATCCTCGTGACGATTTAAGTGGTGCAGATGTTGCCAGAAAAATATTGATTCTTGCCCGGGAAGTAGGTGTTCCGCTGGAATCAGAAGATGTAAAAGTGGCTCAGTTGTTACCTGAAAATTGCCTTGCCGCACCAAATGTGGAAGCATTTTTCAATGAGCTGATTATCTCTGACGATTACTTTGCAAAACTTCAATCCAACGCAGAAGCCAATGGAGAAAAACTCCGGTATATCGCAACGCTTGAAAACGGGAAAGCGGTTGTGGAACTGAGAACTGTAAATCAGCAGCATCCTTTTTATACTTTGTCAGGAAGTGATAATATCGTTTCTTTCACAACGGACCGTTATAAAGATCGGCCTTTGGTGATCAAAGGCCCAGGCGCAGGAGCGGAAGTTACGGCGTCGGGTGTGTTTGCAGATATTATGAGCATTAGTAGTTATTTGGGATAG
- a CDS encoding nucleotidyltransferase domain-containing protein — protein MSNRKVPESVARLTEEFVNQMGQLYGDRLDKVILYGSYARGDQHEDSDIDYLVVLNDEEIKTFKEISNLSPVTFELSLQYSISVSAIPVTQSSFNQNWSPLYQNVHEDGIML, from the coding sequence ATGAGCAATAGAAAAGTTCCGGAATCGGTTGCCAGGCTTACCGAGGAATTCGTGAATCAGATGGGTCAATTATACGGAGATCGTCTTGATAAGGTGATTTTATACGGCTCATATGCCAGAGGTGACCAACATGAGGATTCTGATATAGATTATCTGGTTGTTTTGAATGACGAAGAAATTAAAACATTTAAGGAAATAAGTAATTTGTCTCCTGTCACTTTTGAATTATCTCTTCAGTATTCGATATCAGTTTCTGCAATTCCGGTGACTCAATCCAGCTTTAATCAAAATTGGTCGCCTTTATATCAAAATGTTCATGAGGATGGGATTATGTTATGA
- a CDS encoding HEPN domain-containing protein: MKINSVDNIISKASDCFDDSKEFLAKERYEAALNRSYYSMFHCIQALLSTVKFVTKSHSGAHNAFHKEFILTQLFSKDLGLALKRTFEKRQFGDYEYDEVFYEDAKESVEDAQKFLNATTQYLKENNFLK; encoded by the coding sequence ATGAAGATTAATTCAGTCGATAATATTATTTCAAAAGCCTCTGATTGCTTTGATGATTCAAAAGAGTTTTTAGCTAAGGAAAGGTATGAAGCTGCACTAAACAGATCCTATTATTCAATGTTTCATTGTATTCAGGCCTTACTTTCTACTGTTAAATTTGTTACTAAATCTCATTCAGGGGCACACAATGCTTTTCATAAAGAGTTTATTTTAACGCAACTATTTTCAAAGGATCTTGGTCTTGCATTGAAACGTACTTTCGAAAAACGGCAATTTGGTGACTATGAGTATGATGAAGTATTTTATGAAGATGCAAAAGAATCTGTTGAAGATGCGCAAAAATTTCTAAACGCCACCACCCAATATTTAAAGGAAAACAATTTTTTAAAGTGA
- a CDS encoding homoserine kinase, with the protein MNYIKVFAPATVANVSCGFDIFGFAIEEPGDIVEIRRRDEPGIVIKDIFGDDGRLPRKAEKNAVTGVMLHLLKHLGITDFGCEVTLHKNMPLGSGMGSSAASAVAGVVAINELLDCPLSRADLLPFAMEGERIASGSAHADNVGPALLGGFVIIRSYAPLDVFSIPVPGDLFCTLVHPDIEINTKDARYILRDEVSLKNTISQMGNVAGLVAGLMMEDYDLIGRSMVDVIIEPVRSILIPDFNLVKQAALDHGALGCSISGSGPSMFALSRGVENAKKVGEVMKATFANAGIEATSHVSLINKGGPVVLDKN; encoded by the coding sequence GTGAATTATATTAAAGTCTTTGCACCTGCCACCGTCGCTAATGTTTCCTGTGGATTTGATATTTTCGGTTTTGCTATTGAAGAGCCGGGGGATATTGTAGAAATACGCCGTCGCGATGAACCTGGAATTGTTATAAAGGATATTTTTGGTGATGATGGAAGATTGCCACGGAAAGCTGAAAAAAATGCGGTAACAGGTGTAATGCTGCATTTGCTAAAACATCTTGGCATTACAGATTTTGGCTGTGAAGTTACTTTACACAAAAATATGCCCTTAGGAAGTGGTATGGGTTCAAGCGCAGCAAGTGCCGTAGCCGGTGTAGTTGCCATAAATGAATTACTGGATTGTCCACTTTCAAGAGCTGATCTTTTGCCTTTTGCAATGGAAGGGGAACGGATTGCTTCGGGTTCCGCACATGCTGATAATGTGGGTCCTGCACTTTTAGGAGGTTTTGTAATTATCAGAAGTTATGCTCCGCTGGATGTTTTTTCAATTCCGGTTCCGGGAGATCTTTTCTGCACTTTGGTACATCCTGATATAGAAATTAATACAAAGGACGCGAGATATATTCTTCGGGATGAGGTTTCGTTGAAAAATACGATTTCTCAAATGGGAAATGTAGCGGGGTTAGTGGCTGGTTTGATGATGGAAGATTATGACCTGATCGGCCGCTCCATGGTAGATGTGATAATTGAACCTGTGCGTTCTATTTTAATCCCTGATTTTAATCTTGTAAAACAGGCTGCTTTGGATCATGGAGCGTTGGGATGCAGTATCTCAGGATCAGGGCCTTCCATGTTTGCATTAAGCCGTGGCGTTGAAAATGCCAAGAAAGTAGGAGAGGTGATGAAGGCGACATTTGCTAATGCGGGAATTGAAGCAACTTCACATGTTTCCTTAATCAATAAAGGAGGACCTGTGGTTTTGGACAAAAATTAA
- a CDS encoding HesB/IscA family protein: MVTVSDTAKNKIIELRKADGHEEDYQIRVGVLGGGCSGLTYNLEFNSDTNPTDMVFEDKGVKIIVDKKSILYLAGTVLDFSDGLNGKGFQFVNPNATRTCGCGESFAV, encoded by the coding sequence ATGGTTACTGTAAGCGATACTGCGAAGAATAAGATCATAGAATTGCGTAAGGCAGATGGTCACGAGGAAGATTATCAGATTCGTGTAGGTGTTTTAGGCGGAGGCTGTTCAGGTTTGACGTATAATCTTGAATTCAATTCGGACACAAATCCTACGGATATGGTCTTTGAAGATAAAGGCGTTAAGATTATTGTTGATAAAAAAAGCATATTGTACCTTGCCGGAACAGTGCTTGATTTTTCAGACGGTCTGAACGGAAAAGGATTTCAATTTGTCAACCCGAATGCGACCCGCACTTGTGGATGTGGCGAAAGTTTTGCTGTATAA
- a CDS encoding nucleotidyltransferase family protein: MKPTLLILAAGIGSRYGGIKQLDQFGPNGETIIDYSLYDAIRSGFGKVVFIVRKEIKDEAEALFAPKLKGKIDYDFAIQGVQSYVPEDLGTVERVKPWGTGHATLCAWDKTDTPFAVINADDFYGRGAFETMAEFLRTDTNDNQHAMIGYELKRTLSENGTVSRGVCIEREDHNLSSVVERTKIFEEGGKIYFEEEDVKTELAPETPVSMNFWGFKPSMFPITKELFEEYARVNLHTPKAEFYIPTVMSYIIKNGLGDCRVFRSASDWFGVTYPEDKPTVQASLSALHEAGEYPGKLWE, from the coding sequence ATGAAACCAACGCTTTTAATTTTGGCTGCCGGCATAGGAAGCCGTTATGGAGGAATAAAACAACTTGACCAGTTTGGTCCCAATGGCGAAACCATTATTGATTATTCCTTATATGATGCCATTCGAAGCGGTTTTGGCAAAGTAGTATTTATCGTTCGTAAAGAAATAAAAGATGAAGCGGAGGCCTTGTTTGCTCCAAAATTAAAAGGGAAAATTGATTACGATTTTGCAATTCAGGGCGTACAATCTTATGTACCTGAGGATTTGGGAACTGTTGAGCGAGTAAAACCCTGGGGAACCGGACATGCAACTTTATGTGCATGGGATAAAACAGATACGCCGTTTGCTGTAATTAATGCAGATGATTTTTACGGTCGCGGTGCTTTTGAAACCATGGCGGAATTCTTGCGGACTGATACCAATGATAATCAGCATGCGATGATTGGTTATGAATTAAAAAGAACACTTTCAGAAAACGGTACAGTTTCGAGAGGAGTTTGTATTGAAAGAGAAGATCACAATTTATCGTCGGTAGTTGAACGTACCAAAATATTTGAAGAAGGCGGAAAAATTTATTTTGAAGAAGAAGATGTCAAAACTGAATTAGCACCGGAAACACCTGTTTCAATGAATTTCTGGGGTTTCAAGCCTTCGATGTTTCCTATTACCAAGGAATTGTTTGAAGAATATGCGCGTGTAAATTTGCATACACCAAAAGCTGAATTCTATATTCCAACGGTAATGAGTTATATCATCAAAAATGGTCTGGGTGACTGCCGTGTTTTCCGCAGTGCTTCTGACTGGTTTGGGGTAACGTATCCGGAGGATAAACCAACTGTTCAGGCTTCTTTGTCAGCTTTGCATGAGGCTGGGGAATATCCTGGGAAGCTTTGGGAATAA
- a CDS encoding SGNH/GDSL hydrolase family protein, protein MRILFRLLQIALVAFPLLAMKQDKPLRVIFFGDSITQAGVGPKGYITMMTEMLKTNNQGNKYELMGAGIGGNKVYDLYLRIEDDVLSKKPDVVFIYIGINDVWHKSSSGTGTDPDKYVKFYEAIIKKLKAQNIRIILCTPTVIGEKNDNSNMQDGDLNQYAKIIRDIASRNNLQLCDLRKYFQDYLVQNNPENKEKEILTTDRVHLNETGNKFLADKMMEALLKK, encoded by the coding sequence ATGCGAATTTTATTTCGACTTTTACAAATTGCCCTCGTCGCATTCCCTCTTTTGGCGATGAAGCAGGATAAACCATTACGCGTAATATTTTTTGGTGATTCAATCACACAAGCTGGCGTTGGTCCAAAAGGTTATATTACGATGATGACCGAAATGCTTAAAACAAACAACCAAGGCAACAAGTATGAACTGATGGGCGCAGGAATTGGGGGCAATAAAGTCTATGATCTTTATCTCCGGATCGAAGATGATGTTTTATCAAAAAAACCTGATGTTGTTTTTATTTATATAGGAATCAACGACGTTTGGCATAAAAGTTCGTCAGGCACAGGAACGGATCCTGATAAATACGTGAAGTTTTATGAAGCAATCATTAAAAAACTGAAAGCTCAGAATATTCGTATTATCCTTTGCACGCCTACGGTGATTGGTGAGAAAAATGACAATTCAAATATGCAGGATGGTGATTTGAATCAGTATGCCAAAATCATCCGTGACATCGCATCGAGAAATAATCTTCAATTATGTGATCTTCGCAAATACTTCCAGGATTATCTTGTTCAAAACAATCCTGAAAACAAGGAAAAAGAAATTCTTACTACCGATCGTGTGCATTTGAATGAAACCGGGAATAAATTTTTGGCGGATAAAATGATGGAGGCTTTGTTAAAGAAATAA
- a CDS encoding ABC transporter ATP-binding protein, which produces MSDKLLDISIRHTLQTAHGILPMEVSLRAEKGSIVAITGPSGAGKTTLLRQIAGLVIPDFGHIKFGNVIWQNTDNKIFQSPQLRNIGFVFQDYALFPHLSVRENLLFALKKGDNEDIVDELLTSVELTQLADRKPHQLSGGQQQRVALARALVRKPDLLLLDEPLSSLDHRMRLHLQEYLLKLQKYLGFTMLIVTHDLGEIFRMANQVFVLENGKISKQGSPSEVYLPENENNDQLAIYGEVLSCTIMDDHLIISALIQQSVRKIKLPLHWHSEMLPGRSFVLRYSMDIPQIELIS; this is translated from the coding sequence GTGTCCGACAAACTTCTTGATATTTCCATCCGGCATACATTGCAAACAGCTCATGGAATTCTTCCAATGGAGGTTTCGCTACGGGCAGAAAAGGGAAGTATTGTTGCGATAACAGGCCCTTCCGGTGCAGGAAAAACAACCTTGCTCCGACAAATTGCTGGATTAGTTATTCCTGATTTCGGGCATATTAAATTCGGAAATGTTATTTGGCAGAATACTGACAATAAAATTTTCCAATCACCACAGCTCCGCAATATTGGTTTCGTTTTTCAGGATTATGCACTTTTCCCGCATTTATCAGTACGAGAAAATTTACTATTTGCTTTAAAAAAAGGTGATAACGAAGACATAGTGGATGAGCTTTTGACATCTGTTGAACTTACACAATTGGCCGACAGAAAGCCACATCAACTTTCTGGTGGACAGCAACAACGTGTAGCATTGGCAAGAGCACTTGTCCGCAAACCGGATTTGTTATTACTCGACGAACCTCTTTCTTCGCTTGACCACAGGATGCGTCTGCACTTGCAGGAATATTTATTAAAACTTCAAAAATACCTGGGTTTTACCATGCTGATTGTCACACACGATCTTGGAGAAATATTCAGAATGGCTAATCAGGTATTCGTTTTAGAAAACGGAAAAATATCAAAACAGGGCTCTCCTTCCGAGGTTTATCTTCCTGAAAATGAAAATAATGATCAACTCGCAATTTATGGTGAGGTGCTTAGCTGTACAATTATGGATGATCATTTGATTATCAGCGCATTGATACAGCAATCTGTAAGAAAAATAAAATTGCCTCTGCACTGGCATTCAGAAATGTTGCCCGGACGATCTTTTGTTCTCAGATATTCTATGGATATTCCTCAAATTGAGCTTATCAGCTAG
- the modB gene encoding molybdate ABC transporter permease subunit, with protein sequence MDWQPLWLTFRLAIITSCILFVLALPLAYWLAFTKFKGKGIIEAVIGMPLVLPPSVLGFYLLLAFSPSHWFGAWVENILGLRLVFSFPGLVIGSVIYSLPFMVYPLRAGLQSLPVSLREASFTLGKGRWETFYKILLPNCKSAILTSLVLTFAHTIGEFGVVLMIGGNIPGVTKVASVAIYNEVEALNYDVANQYALVLFAITFVILLLVYSLNNRFLRVRQTS encoded by the coding sequence ATGGACTGGCAACCACTATGGCTCACTTTCAGGCTCGCTATCATTACCTCATGCATACTTTTTGTGCTGGCGCTTCCGTTGGCTTACTGGCTTGCTTTTACAAAATTTAAGGGAAAAGGTATCATAGAAGCAGTCATTGGAATGCCGCTTGTACTGCCACCATCGGTTTTGGGTTTTTATTTATTATTGGCATTCAGTCCGTCACATTGGTTTGGTGCGTGGGTTGAAAATATTTTGGGTTTAAGACTGGTTTTTTCATTTCCCGGTCTGGTAATAGGTTCTGTCATTTACAGTTTACCATTTATGGTTTATCCTTTACGGGCAGGTTTGCAATCACTTCCTGTTTCATTGAGAGAAGCCTCTTTTACCTTGGGAAAAGGGCGGTGGGAGACATTTTATAAAATATTATTACCCAATTGTAAATCAGCCATATTAACTTCGCTGGTACTCACTTTTGCACATACAATTGGAGAATTTGGCGTTGTTTTGATGATTGGCGGAAATATTCCCGGTGTTACGAAAGTCGCATCTGTTGCTATTTACAATGAGGTGGAAGCTTTAAATTACGACGTAGCCAATCAATATGCGCTGGTACTTTTTGCCATAACTTTTGTTATTTTACTCCTGGTATATTCCCTAAATAACCGATTCCTGCGTGTCCGACAAACTTCTTGA
- the modA gene encoding molybdate ABC transporter substrate-binding protein, with protein MNIKRIFFPVLIFLSGCSKPSEKIIVATAANVQYVMKELKTEFEKETGKEIEVVVSSSGKLTAQIREGAPFDVFVSADTKYPEEIFSKGGSDEKPKIYAYGTLALWSLSIPENELNLKVLNTDKVKKIAVPNPKMAPYGEAAVQALQKENLLESLKSKIVYGESIAQAAQYITTGSVEAGFTALSVILAPEMKGKGHYQIVDSTSYKPIAQAALLLRHSDNSPKKETSQKFYDFLFSQKAKAIFKKYGYK; from the coding sequence ATGAACATAAAACGTATTTTCTTTCCGGTTTTGATTTTTTTGAGTGGTTGTTCCAAACCATCCGAAAAAATTATTGTGGCCACAGCGGCCAACGTGCAATATGTCATGAAAGAATTAAAAACGGAATTTGAAAAAGAAACAGGGAAAGAAATAGAAGTTGTCGTTAGCTCGTCTGGAAAATTAACCGCCCAAATACGTGAAGGAGCTCCATTTGATGTATTTGTTTCTGCCGACACAAAATATCCCGAAGAAATATTCAGCAAAGGCGGATCAGACGAAAAACCAAAAATTTACGCATACGGTACCTTAGCATTATGGTCGCTATCAATTCCGGAAAATGAATTAAATCTCAAAGTTTTAAATACTGATAAAGTAAAAAAAATAGCTGTTCCAAATCCTAAAATGGCTCCATATGGAGAAGCTGCGGTACAGGCGTTACAAAAAGAAAACTTACTAGAATCCTTAAAAAGTAAAATCGTTTACGGAGAAAGTATCGCACAAGCGGCTCAGTACATCACAACGGGATCCGTTGAAGCAGGTTTTACAGCCTTGTCCGTTATTCTGGCTCCTGAAATGAAAGGAAAAGGTCATTATCAAATTGTAGATTCAACATCTTACAAACCGATTGCCCAGGCAGCATTATTACTCCGTCACAGCGATAATTCTCCCAAAAAGGAAACAAGTCAAAAATTTTACGATTTTTTATTTTCCCAAAAAGCCAAAGCCATATTCAAAAAATACGGTTATAAATAA
- a CDS encoding pyridoxal phosphate-dependent aminotransferase, translating to MIIETAQRTRQTSEYYFSVKLAEVRKLVAEGHDVINLGIGNPDMMPSEQTLTTLSEAALKPQAHGYQPYVGTVAFRNAIAEYYQRTYGVTLNPATEILPLIGSKEGITHISLTFLDPEDEVLVPELGYPAYRAVSQMVGAKVKEYPLREEHGWQPDWEVMESLVSPRTKLLWLNYPHMPTGAPATKQLFEAAVAFAKKHKILLCHDNPYSLVLNKKEPISLLSIEGAKDVAIELNSMSKSHNMAGWRLGWLAGAKPYIDAVLTIKSNVDSGMFWALQEAAVAALGNPQEWHDQRNAVYQGRLEASEAFLNAVGCTWDKKQEGMFLWGKLPESVESAEKMVNNLLTEKHVFIAPGFIFGPKGQRYIRLSLCMPKERIWEAVERLKK from the coding sequence ATGATAATAGAAACTGCCCAGCGCACCCGGCAAACGTCCGAGTATTACTTTTCAGTAAAGCTGGCCGAAGTAAGAAAACTAGTAGCCGAAGGACATGACGTGATCAATCTTGGGATTGGAAATCCGGACATGATGCCTTCTGAGCAAACACTTACAACACTTTCAGAGGCGGCTTTAAAGCCTCAGGCACATGGTTATCAACCGTATGTAGGAACAGTGGCTTTTCGGAATGCAATTGCAGAATATTATCAAAGAACCTATGGAGTAACACTAAATCCGGCTACGGAAATTTTGCCATTAATCGGCTCAAAAGAGGGAATTACACATATTTCTTTAACTTTTCTTGATCCGGAAGATGAAGTTTTGGTGCCGGAATTAGGCTACCCGGCTTACCGTGCTGTGAGTCAAATGGTTGGTGCGAAGGTAAAAGAATATCCTTTGCGCGAAGAGCATGGGTGGCAGCCTGACTGGGAAGTGATGGAAAGTCTGGTTTCGCCGCGTACTAAATTATTGTGGCTGAACTATCCGCATATGCCAACAGGAGCACCTGCAACAAAACAATTATTCGAAGCCGCGGTAGCTTTTGCCAAAAAACATAAAATCCTGCTTTGTCACGATAATCCATATAGTCTGGTTTTGAACAAAAAAGAACCGATCAGTTTATTGTCGATTGAAGGAGCGAAAGACGTTGCGATAGAACTTAATTCTATGAGTAAATCGCATAATATGGCAGGTTGGCGTTTAGGATGGCTTGCCGGAGCGAAACCATATATCGATGCTGTTTTAACAATAAAAAGCAATGTTGATTCAGGAATGTTCTGGGCGTTGCAGGAAGCGGCTGTTGCTGCGCTAGGAAATCCACAGGAATGGCATGATCAGAGAAATGCTGTTTATCAAGGTCGTTTGGAAGCTTCTGAGGCTTTTTTAAATGCTGTTGGCTGTACCTGGGACAAAAAGCAGGAAGGTATGTTCTTATGGGGCAAATTACCGGAATCCGTCGAATCTGCGGAAAAAATGGTTAATAATCTTCTTACAGAAAAACATGTATTCATAGCGCCCGGATTTATTTTCGGACCCAAAGGACAGCGTTATATACGGCTTTCTCTTTGTATGCCAAAAGAAAGAATCTGGGAAGCGGTTGAAAGACTGAAAAAATAA
- a CDS encoding prephenate dehydrogenase has translation MIISIIGVGLLGGSFALSLREKYPHVKFVGVDQSLVNQKIALAKGIVDEIMTLEEALQAAELNVLATPVDAITALLPKLLDHLPEGRTVMDFGSTKELICKVADAHPKRAQFVAVHPMAGTENSGPGAAFKELLPGKNVIICDKEKSHPDSLTLVDTFLRDVGMKIHYMTPVEHDLHLAYVSHLSHISSFALGLTVLEKERDEKAIFDMASTGFSSTVRLAKSSPQMWAPIFDQNKTNVSKALGDYIEFLKKFKEAIDSKDLTTSLDFMSKANDIGRILSGIEKK, from the coding sequence ATGATAATCAGTATTATAGGAGTTGGCCTTCTTGGCGGCTCATTCGCATTATCACTACGGGAAAAATACCCGCATGTCAAATTTGTCGGCGTTGATCAGTCTCTGGTTAATCAAAAAATTGCGCTTGCAAAAGGGATTGTTGATGAAATCATGACATTGGAAGAGGCTTTGCAGGCTGCTGAGCTTAACGTTTTGGCTACTCCTGTGGATGCAATCACAGCCTTACTTCCAAAATTATTGGATCACCTTCCGGAAGGCCGTACCGTCATGGATTTTGGTTCTACCAAAGAATTGATCTGTAAAGTGGCTGATGCGCATCCGAAACGTGCACAGTTTGTTGCCGTTCATCCAATGGCTGGAACTGAAAATTCTGGTCCGGGAGCGGCTTTCAAGGAATTGCTGCCGGGGAAAAACGTAATTATCTGTGACAAAGAAAAAAGTCATCCGGATTCTTTGACTCTCGTAGATACTTTCTTACGTGATGTTGGAATGAAAATTCACTACATGACGCCTGTCGAGCACGACTTACATTTGGCCTATGTTTCACACCTAAGCCACATCAGTTCTTTTGCCTTGGGATTAACTGTTTTGGAAAAAGAACGTGACGAAAAAGCAATTTTTGATATGGCCAGTACCGGATTTTCTTCAACCGTGCGTCTGGCTAAAAGTTCACCGCAAATGTGGGCGCCGATTTTTGACCAGAATAAAACCAATGTCTCAAAAGCACTTGGCGATTATATCGAATTTTTAAAGAAATTCAAGGAAGCGATTGATAGCAAAGATTTAACAACAAGCCTGGATTTTATGTCAAAAGCAAATGACATTGGCAGGATTTTGAGTGGAATTGAGAAAAAGTAA